The genomic segment GGCATTCATGAGACCATGATTTTCTGTCATAACCGTACGACCGGTGAGATCGAATACTTCAAATTTCACTTCGGCTTGGTTCGGAATCGAGAATTCAATTGTAGTTGTCGGATTGAACGGATTCGGATAGTTCTGGAGTATTGCAAAGCTATTCGGCATATCCGGGTCGCTCATCCAAACGCTGGAGTTACGACATCGGGTTTGCCAATTCGCGTACAAGGTTCCTTGTGAACCGAAGCATACTTCCGGCATCCGGAAAGTATTGGTCGCGTCGTTGATAGCGACTTCGTGGTTTTCACCGAAACCAGCTTCCACATCGTAACCATTGATGCCACCTTTGAAGACGAATGTTCGTGGGCTGCCAATCGGGAATAAGTGGTTTGCCGTCCACACGGAGTCATTAGCTACTAAGTCACCGGTCGCGCCATTGTCGTTGGCATTGTCAGACGTCGGGAACGAACCCCACGGCCAATTATTGTAGAAGCCTGCTAAATTCACCGTATTGAATTGACGAACCGTGTCACCCGATTGCACGTCGATAATATATTCACCAGGCGTGTTCAATTTACCATAGGCGGAACGCATATCGAACGGAACATACACTGTGACCGGACGGGTTATAATATCTTGCGGAGTGATGTTTGAGAAATATACGGTTTCCGGATTCGGCATTACTTCATGGAAGCCACTTCC from the bacterium genome contains:
- a CDS encoding T9SS type A sorting domain-containing protein, encoding GSGFHEVMPNPETVYFSNITPQDIITRPVTVYVPFDMRSAYGKLNTPGEYIIDVQSGDTVRQFNTVNLAGFYNNWPWGSFPTSDNANDNGATGDLVANDSVWTANHLFPIGSPRTFVFKGGINGYDVEAGFGENHEVAINDATNTFRMPEVCFGSQGTLYANWQTRCRNSSVWMSDPDMPNSFAILQNYPNPFNPTTTIEFSIPNQAEVKFEVFDLTGRTVMTENHGLMNAGTYTLSFDGSALSSGTYFYKISAGSNFAVRQMLLMK